The Syntrophotalea acetylenivorans genome contains the following window.
TTAGGTCTTGAACTTGCTATGATTTTTACACATTTATTTTTTTTAGAAAAATCTTCTATTTGCTTGGTCAGTTTTTTCCTTAATCTTGTGCCTACCTCATCAAATCCATCTAGTAACAATACTACTTTTCCTGTTGAAACTATTGTTTCATATATATTGCCTGCTTCTACATTGAACCCCAAATAAAATAACGTATTTTTCACTAAACAGTTAAAATCTATTTCTTCATCAAATTGTCTTAGCTCAATGAATAATGGTAGGAATCTTCCTAGTTCTAATTCTTTAACGCAAAGATATCTTAAAAAGATGGATTTACCTTGCCCAGCAATTCCCTCCACAAGAATATTACTGTCAATTTCAAACTCGGATAATGATTTAATGTTTATTCGTTTCTTATCTATTATGAGAAATGGGTCGCAGTAGAACCTTTTTATAGAGATTGCCCTATCCAACTGCCAAAAAGTCTTTACCTTGCCATAATCTTCAATTTTATTCTGCAAGTCATATAAATTCTGTTTAATTTCCCTAAGTTCAATAGCATCCTTAATAGTGCCCTTAATCTTGCTATAAATATCCTTACCAAGCTCTTCGAATGCGCTTTTTGCAATCAAGGCTGCCCCAGCAGCTAATTCTCCAACAGCATTCATAGTTCCTCCATTCGCCAAGGTTTGATTATTCAAATATATCGGTAAGGGAAATTTTTGTGAATTTTATCAGCACTGCCCGAAACAAAACCAGCATAACTGAACAGGCGCTTTAGGAAAATATACTTAATTAGCCACAGCTTCAATTGATAATTACGTGGAAGAAAGGCGTGATTAATTTGATCGCTTTACAAAGTTGGTGCTTGCGAATTAGATTTTCTTGCCATTCTTTGGATCAAAAAAACTCAACAGGTGAATTTGGCGGACTTTATCATTGGTCACTACCTACCAGACAGGAAAAGTCCTCGATCTATGGACTGGGGATTTTCACGCAAATCAGAAATTTTAGTTAGCCCCTACTTCTCCCTTTTTCTACTGCCCCCAAAAGCGAGAGAACTTGTCAAATATCTTACTCTTGTTCTTCATTGGTTAGCTTGGCTGCATTGGCACTATTTCATTGTGGTGAATTCCAAAAAATAACTTGCTAACAAAGATCCCAACCTATCCCAATATAAAAGAGTTTCCAAACTGGAGAAGACTCGGTAAACGGACTTTTTTTCGTGCACGGTCATTGCTGTTTGCCACCGAACGTTAGTCGGTTTGTACAGTCTGTATAAACCAAGTAAAGCAAAAGTCCAGGCTTGTGCAATAACCTGAAAGAATTGGGGTTTTGGATGTTTTAACCTTGAAAATCGTCTTATATAGCCTGTAATGTGTTTGTGCTAGTAGTTTATACAAACTGCCAAAGCTTAGTTATGTGTAAATAAAGAGATCTACTCCTTTTGAACACAAGAAGTTGTCTACGCAATTTTATCCAATTTTTTACCGAGATAATAAAGAAGAAAAAACCATGAGTCCTGCATATAAATTCCCTTGGAAAAGAGCCTCTAGAGAGGATCTGTCTCCATATGCTTACCCTGGCAGACCTCAAAACAAAATTCTAACCTCAATAAGAGAAAAAGAAAAAGCTAATCCAGCGCCTTTCTCTGATAGAACCCTCATCCGTATGGACAATTCCGGGGCGCCAGATTTTGAAAAGCCTTTCAATTTTACTCCATTCTTACGAGCTGATTGGGTAGAATCCACTGAAAACTTGAATATTCCTGTATGCCAAATACTTGGTTGCCATAGCACTAATAACCTTGATAACTACCAACCCGGTGACACTTTCAAAGAAGTACTTTTCGAATCTTTACATGGTTTGGGCATTATTGAGGAAAGTAGTAAATTTTTAGTTGGCCCTGCTTCGAAAGATATTGAAATGCCACACGTAAGAGACCCTGAAGTTCCCAAGTCAGGATCTCACGGACCTTTAATACTGTCTCAGTACGGGGATTGGTTTTTTATAAAAAATGGGCAACAAAGGGGAATTATTGCAATGTATTTGATATGGCAGAAGTATGGAGATAAAGGTCTTTTAAAAAACGTCAAAGTTAATAGTTACATACCAAAACATGCTGGAGACGTATAAACACATAACAAAAGTTTCAAGCGGATAGAAGACACAGAGGCGCATCACGAATAATGTCTACCAGTTTGTTCTGAGATGGCCTGCCGTTTAAATTAACCTGTTATGCCACAAAACAAATAAAAGGGAAAAATATGCATTTCAATGTTGGTGATGTAATTGATGAGAGATTTGAAGTTACTGGGACCTGTAGTGAGGCAGGGGGGATGGGTGCCATACTTTTCGTCAAAGACATTGAAGGTGAAATTACAGAAGAAATTGTTCTTAAGTATTGTAAAGAAGAAGATGATGAGTACATAAAAAGATTCCGAAGAGAAGTCAGACTTCTAACTGAATTCGAAGGAAATTCTAAGGTTGTGCAGGTTTTGCATCACAATGTTAAACATGATCCTCCATATTTTGTAATGCGGTACTACCCCGATGGTGACCTGACTAGTCTTGCTGATGAATTGGAAAGCGATCTTCAATGCCAGGAAGAAATCATCAATGCAATGATAGCCTGCATTGCCGAGCTCCACTCCCAAGACGTATTTCACCGCGATATCAAACCTCAAAATTTCCTGTGCGATGGTGACAGCATTGTTGTCTCTGATTTCGGCTTGGGCATGGAGCCAAACTCAACCTCTAGGTTTACAAGTAGTTCAATGTTTTGGGGCACTCAGGGTTTTTTGCCGCCAGAATTTCAAAGAGGGGGCTTCAAGCATGCCGATGCCTCAGGCGATATTTTTATGCTTGGAAAAAGCGTATATGTTCTTTTGACCCGTCAAGATCCAACCTATCTTATGGACGAGGGCCTTCCAGCTCCGCTTTTCCATGTGATTGAAAGATGCTGTGCCCTCGACAAGACACGGCGATATCAGTCGTTATCCGATTTAAAGCAAGCCTTAGGTCTGGCATTTGATGTAATGCTTAATCGCGGAGGACGTCTTGGGGAAGTCAATCAGTTGATTGCTACCATAAAGGATAGATTGGTAAATGAGGGCAAATACAAATCCTCCGAGGTCATTGAATTTATTGAGAAATTGTCCTTACTGGAGCACGAGGACCAAGTTCGAATATGTCTTGATCTTGAAAAAAGAATGTTCGTTATTTTGACCCATGAGAAACTTAGAGGGCATGTTGATAATTTCTTGAAAATATATTTGGAAATGATTGAAAGTGAGAATTACGGCTGGTCCTTTGCTGAGAACATTGCAAACAATATGCAGATAATATTTAATGCAGAAGAAATACCTGCCAGGACAAGAGGAAAGGCACTTGATTTGGCAGTTGAGGCGGCAACAAGAATGAATAGATTTGCGGCTATGGATACCTGTAATTCCATGATAACTTCTGTTGACAATAATGAACTGGGTGTTCACATAGCAGCAATAATCCAAGGAAAGCCAGACTCATTTCTCAGTGGAATAGAACCTTCGCAGTGTAAATGTGACAGCATAAGAGCTGCAATTAGGGCTATAAAAGAATAGAGGTATAACCAATCGGTGGAGGCGGACGGATTTTACAAGAGTGCTTTTTAAAAAATGAGTACTAAATTGTTCTTCGTTCCGCCGCCGGTTACTCCAACCGTTAGCGCATAAGGGGTAGGCAACATGAATCAAACGGTTATTGATAAAATCACAAAGCATTATTTGGAATCAGGTGATTTTAATGGATATCCAGTTTATGCCCTAAAGAAGAAATATGAGATTAACGACGAATCAGCAAAAGCACTTCTCCGAGAATTGATTCTTTCCAGAAAGATCGATGTTGTATTCGGAAACATTCACCCAAATCCGCATATAAAGGCATTTTCGGATACATCAGCTGAACAACAGATCGAGTTTCTTGAACAGCTCGAGTTTGTCGACCATTTCTGTTTATACCCTTCCAAGGAAACATTGAGCCAGTTTGTGCAGCGCCCAGATTACAGTAGCGAGCCGTATACAGAGCAACTTGCGCTTGGCGAAGGGCAATTAGATTTTAGGGTGTTCGACCTGTCCGTGCTCGAATACTATAGAAACGATCCAAGGTACCACTATCAAACAGATTTCATAAACGGCCAGATTTCGGTAACAAATGAACACTACGAATCAGAATCCATGCCTGAACATGACCAGGTTCTGCTTCAAACCTTCGGATTTGCTCATGACAAAAACTTGAATAGAGCAGTTGCTGTTTTTTTGAGGTATCTATCGGATCTCAGCCCGGAGCACCAAGCGATTTGGAAATATAAAGAGTTGAAAGGTGATTACCAACTTCATCCCGACTATTTAAGAAATAGTATGGGGCATTGGGGCACAAGAATATCAATTTTTGAAGCCTTCAGTCAGGAAATGCAATTGATCAACGAGATGGCAAACTTGATTGGGAAGCCACCTCTGTTTCGACAGACATATGAGCATGAATACCCACGGAACTTTGGTTTCCTGCTTAGACCCACTCTGGCCGAGCTTAACGCTTTTGTTCTGTTATTAGATCAATTGATGTCTGATAATTTGAACAAGAAATTCTTTTCTCCAGAGTTGGAGCTTGAGCAAGATCATGCACGAGAAGATGGTCGGGTAGAGGTAAGGCGGAAAGGGACCATCGCGCTACTTGATGAATGGGTACATCACTATTTTCAACCAGAAAACCCTGAGCCACTTGACCGCATGATTGCCACTTTCCGCAAGGTTCGCTCTCTACGGCAAAAACCCGCACATTCAATTAGAGAAGACGTATTCGATCAAAAATATTTTCGTGACCAACGGTCTTTGATTATGGATGCATATGGCGCAATACGCACTCTTCGGTTGGTGCTTGCAAATCATCCCAACGTCAAAGCTAATGCTCCAAAAATCAACAAATTCCTTTACGAAGGAAAAATATGGTCCATTTAGGCGTTTACAATGCCATTAATGCTGACCTGTTTTCCGTTCTTGTTGCTCACTACAAATCCGCCGGTTATGGCTGGCGTTATCAAAAAAGATGATTTATCACTACCTAGATGAAACATTCCGCCAATCAGGTGGCTACTGGCACTGTAGTATTGGGGGCCTCCTGGTACCTCCTAGTCAAATTGTTGATTTTGAAATCGAATTCTCGGAGGCAATAGAAAAATGTAACTCTGAAATAGAAAGTTCTTCCTGTAACATAGAATTCAAATACTCTAATTTCTTCAGAGAAAATAGCGATACTTACAAGCTGGCAGTAATTTCTGAATTCGCCAATATTGTCCGAAGCCGTGGCCTTAATATATCAATAAGCCACGCGAAGATTGCAGAAGAAAATGTTCGTGTTTTTGGCGGATTCTTTAGTAGCCCGCAGATAGCAATTCAGTATCTTTCTGCCACAAACATTAAATATCATTTGATGGATATTACGAAGAATCAACAATTACAAATAGTTGTAGATCTTGGGTTAAGTGAATCGTTTCGCCCCATATACGATATACATTCTGGCTCAACAAGATCAATTCCATATATGAAGGCCATGGGTTTAAATGAGTCTGAAATAACATTTCCAAACTACAGGAATTTTCTGGCCCCTTTATATATGGATTCAAGAGACTCTAGAGCAATTCAGTTTTCCGACTTGGTTATTGGTCTTTCATTAGCCAGACAGACAGGCGAACTAACTGGCTTCAAGGCTGATTTGTACCAAGCACTTGAGCCTATACATTCACACATCACAATAAACAGCATTGAATGGAATAAAGACAGGGCTTAATAAGGCCGTAAACCATAACGCATTTTTCGCTCGTTTTACTCATTACTGATTCGCCGATTTGTGCATCCATTGAGAATATAGGAAAATGCTTTCCGATAAAGCACAATCACCAGAACATGAACGGCCCACCCTTTTTGCCAATGTTTGGACCGGCTTATATATTTTCTCAAATGGGTCCTTAGACCACCTAGAACTTATCAGTCGTCCTGTGTGGAACCAGGTGGACAGGTTCATGATATATAAGGTGGCCTTATTGGCATTAACCGGTAGCCACACTAGTTTTTGTTTTTTAAGATTCGATAAACGCTAGCAATTCCGATATCGAGTTGTTCAGCAATTTTCTGTTTTGTCATACCCGACCTGGCTAGTTCTATTACTTGTGGGGCCTTGGCCCTCGCGGTCGGCTTTCTCCCTTGATATTTCCCTTCCTGCTTTGCCTTCCGAATACCTTCTGCTTGGCGCTCCAAAAGCATTTCTCTCTCAAAGGTAGCTATTGCCCCTAACATGGTAAGCATGAGTTTTCCAGTAGGGGTTGAGGTGTCGAGGTTGATGTTAAGTACCTTGAAGGAGACACCTCTCTCTTCCAGTAGGTCTACGATCTCCAAGAGGTGTTTGGTGCTACGAGCTATCCTGTCGAGTTTGGTAATGATAAGGGTATCTCCCTCCCTCATATAATTAAGCATTGCGGCCAATTGTGGTCGATCCCTTTTTACCCCTGAAATTTTCTCTTGGAAAACTTTGTTAACTCCGGCTGCCTGAAGTTGTTCAAGTTGGATATCAAGAGACTGGTCGGCGGTGCTAACTCGCGCATAGCCTATGATGGACATATTTTCTCCTGTTGGTATCAAAAGAGTCTAGGACATAATGAGAATGTCCTATCAAAACCAACATGTCAAGCCTATTGATAGGAGGTTTGCATGAAACAGGAAGCTCTCACAGGGGTATGCTTTATTGAGAATTGGGGAACAGCGAAGGTAGATGGTTTGCAAAAAGCCATGTTTTTATTAAAAAACATACCAGCCTTTGCACCTACTTCCATATTCGCCCTGCTCTTGCATAAGGGGAGTCTTGTATAGTTTATGCCCCCACTTGGTAAGGCATGCTGAAAACTTAGGAAATGATAAAGTATGTCTTCAGGGAAAGGGATCAAAGTGGACATACAGTCTGTCTGCAATTAATTGATAGGGACCTAGAGACACATTTCTAACATCGCCCTTGTGAGAGAAGATTGGCCATGATAAATTAAGCTACGTTTTTATGCTAGTCTTAAAGAAATGTTTTGCGATATCAGTTCTTTTTCTTTTTTATCCCTTTGTTTGTCAACTACCTGCCTTGCGGCACCAACCTTTTCTAGACGAAATGCCAGCATTACGATAGAAAAAAGCAGCTATAAAAGGAAGAAATGCATGTTCCATGAATATAGCTAAAGATACTTTTTTGGCTAAATTGTTGCCCGTTTGAGGATTCCAAAAACTTGAGGAGACATTATGAAACGGCCCGCCTACTTGGAGTCTGGTGAGTTAGCCCGACTGATACCAGTCGCAACTAAACCGGAACTGAGAAATACCTGCGTTACATGTGCCATGCTTATGGCTGTTGAGGAATTTGCTGAAGCTCTACTCTCGCCGTTTGGCGCCCCCACCGGCAAACGGGCCAAAATATATGTATGGGTTGAACCCGTCTTTAAGGGAGACAAGAATAGCACTAAAGAACGACCTGATGCTCTCATCATCGTGGACAACGGCAGAAGGATTTGGCGCGCTCTCGTGGAAGCAAAGGCCAAAAAGACAGACCTTGAGGCTAGCCAGGTCGAGCGTTATCTGGACATTGCCAAGGCGCAGGGGATCGAAGCAGTAATTACAATTTCAAACCAATTTGTGCCAACGCCAACGCAATCACCCTGTGAAATCAATAGACAGAAATTAAAGAAAGTAGTTCTCTATCATTGGTCGTGGTCATACCTTCAAACTGAGGCAAAAATCCAGCTCTCCAAAAGTGCTGTTTCGGACCCTGATCAAGCGTATATGTTGAACGAGTATGTGCGGTATCTTGAGCATGATTCTGCAGGCGTTAGTGAATTCGAACAAATGGGCAAGGAATGGGTAGAATTCTGCAAACTATATTTCGCAAAATCTAAGTTGGACAAAAAATCTCCGATTGCTGCTGCTGTTGTTAGCGATTGGGGTGAATTAATGCGCTGTACTGCCTTACAAATGAGTCGGGAGCTTGAAACAAACGTAACTAAAGTACCGAGTGCAAAAGAACGTTCAAACCCAACCGCACGTGTTGAGGCAGTGAAAAACTCGCTCGTTAATACTGGTGTACTGGAGAGCCGCCTTAACATTCCAGATGCAGCATCCCCGATATCGGTTGAAGCAGACCTTACGCGGCGTTCGGTTACGGTTTCAATGACGGTAGAAGCCCCTCGTGACAAGAAAAGAGCTTCAGCAACGGTTACTTGGCTCTTGCGTCAGCTTGTGAAGACAGAAGACGGGAGCGTGCTAATCGTAGCTAAGTGGCCAGGTCGAACTCCAGACTCCTGTGCAGACCTCAGCAAGATCAGAGGGGATATTGACGCATTGGTTGGGGATCGCAATGGCGCTCTTCCTAGGACCTTTGAAATCAAAACAGTCTCTGATTTGGGAGGGAAGTTCACGCAACGGAGAAATTTTGTCCCAGAAATTGTTTCGTGCGTAACCAAGTTTTATGAGTCTGTTGGTCAATATATTGTGCCGTGGCAGGCACCTCCTCCAAGGCCGAAAAAAACGACTCTAAATGCTGAAGAAGATTCCCAAAGCCAAGATGCAACCGGTGATGAAGTTAATGCATAACAAAGTGTTTGGGCGACTTGCATTCGGGGGCATCGTGACACAACGTTAACTTTCATATAGATCTCAATTCATCAGACATTTAAGGCCCGTCAGAAGCACTTGGCGGGCCTTTCTCGTATTGCAGTGGATAGGGAGAAACTTTATGTGATACATCTGGCAACACAATTATTCATCTTCATCGATACCTAAGCTTTTTACTATGTCATTTAGCTCGTCACGATCAAACTTGGCAAGCCTATCCGTCAACCTATTGTATTGAGTTCTAGTCCATTTCCCCCCTTGCCTTGCCTCGATCCCCATCCTGTTTAACTCTTGAACAACTTCTCCCACGCTATTGTACCCAGCTTTATAAATATCTTTAAGTGGTTTAAGCATCTGCAATGCAAACCGATCGGCCTTTTCCTGCCTAGCCTTGTTTGCATTGGTTAAGTCGGAATTACGTGACACCTCGAGGGTCGGATTACCAAGCTTCACGCCTTTCTGCCTTGCCCTCTCTAAACCCTCCTTGATTTTCCTGCTTCTATCCATATTTAAAGCCTAAGTTTAGCGAAACGTAACCAGGTTAAGTAAATACTAATGGGCTGCCAAAATATACTTTTTACGGCAACAATTATCATATGTTTAGCGAAATGTAACACAGGTGGGTAAATAAATATAAGGATAAAAATTAAGATATTGGGACAAACAAAACCTTCAAGCATCGCACTCCCAGCCAGGGTAAGCCCAAGGATGGGAAGAAGAAAAAAGTTTCCCGAAATCGAAAAAGTAAGATCGCCTAAAAGGGTAAATACTTATAGGGGTAAAAAAATCTGTACTGAATCTTTCATCCGTGGGTCTTTTTAAGGATTTATATCCGAGCAAAAGCGGCGGTTGCAGTCATCAAGTTATGGCAAATGAAAATTACTTACGGATACATAAAGCAACCAGGACAGTGTCTTATGACACTTGATTAGTATAACTGTATCTAAAGTATGATAATTAACAGACAAATCAAGGAGCTAACTAATGAATAACATTCAAAACAATATCAATCAACTTGAGTCACAGATTAATAAAATGAACAAAGAAAATATAGAGTACGATGGGGTTAAGCATATATGGCAAAAAATGAAAGAAAAGTCAGCGAGCATAGACTGGATAAATAATTTTGATTATAAATATTTTACAACAATAACATTTATCAACGAACAAAAAGAGTCCACTTCTAAGAAACAACTATGTGAAATACTAAAAATGATAAATAAGGATTATTTCAAAAATAGGAATAAAAACAAAGAGCATTTTGAGGGTTTTGTGTTTACTGAAAAACAGGCATCTGGAAATATTCACTTCCATATATTGTTTCGTGAAAATATTGTATTTAATGCAAAAAGAAATAGAAACAAGGAATTTGAAAGGGTTTTTAAGGAGAAATGTAGATTGATCAGAAATGCGATACCTCTAAAGGATGGAATTGAATATATTGGAAAAAATACTATCGATCCTGACATTGGAGTGGATGTTCAAGAAGTCTATGACGAGAATATCGTGGAATATTGCATGAAGGATCATCCTCTTTTTAGTAAAAATATAGATAATGTGGGAATCTTAAATTATGATGGATTCGAATAGATATTTTCAACATAGACTTATGATTGCGCTAAATTCTTCACGCATCGCGAACTACCCACACAAGCCTCAATGAACAAAACAAGAAGAATTGACTGTCCGATAATTCCTTTGGTGAAGTACGAAGCAAGTTGGGACAAAATGTAAGACGGCCCAACCTATGCAGAATAGGTTGGGCCGATCATGTTCCGGTGAGCGTGACTTGTGAGACGTCAACAGCATGGATCGCAAGTGTCTAGAAAACCAAGGGCGATTCACTGACTCGCTGATGACCTGTCGCTCATTCTCTAGGTACTTAGGCAGAGCCTTTATATTTAAAACCCATACGTAAGCTGTAATAGCACACAAGTAGATTTGATTATTTAAGGTTCTTCCACTTTCTAATGGATTGTGGTTTTTCTCTTGTGTCTGGGGATTCTTCTTGGCAATCGGGACCAGTGTGTTTTGTTTTGAGATATTTAAAATAGCGTAAGCCGGTTCCAGGAAGCCCAAACGAAGCCCATCTTCTGCCATTTGGCGACACTCCAAAACGCAACCCAAGTGCCCCCCATGACCAACCGACTCCCCTGCCTGATAGATTCGCATTTAAACCACCAAACAAACGAATCCTTCTATACCAACGCCAAGCCATCAATCGTCCTTAAAATATTGTCAGCAGACAGTTCGACAGATTCGCTCCCTCTAAACCAACGCTCCTCTTTTCTGATAGGGTCAACAACTAAGCCAAGGCTGTAGCTATTAGTAAAAAAGTTTTTTTGAGTACTTCTGTCTGTTCCACTAAAAAAAGCTCCTAAATTTGGGTGGCTATGGTACCAACCAACGACGAAATTCGTAGCGTCCCCATGTATATTTGCATCCTGCCACACATTAGCGTCCATACTTAAAGACACGCATGAGGATTTAAATGTTTGGCTTGGTACGGCTTGCGTGATTTTAATAGCAACAATTCCATCAATAAGGTCTTTATTGCTAATTACGTTTCCCAATAGTAAACCACCAAGCTCAACATTTTTTGTAGATAGATGCTCCGAGATGGCTTTGCGAACCAGGCCGCCAAAGAGGACGATTGGCTCATGTTGGGTAAAATTTAATAGCTCAAGGACATCAAATGCCGACCAGTTTGAAGCTATTGAACCTAAAGACAGAGCCCTAATATCAGATCTTACATTGTTCCACTTCATGTTCTTATAAAGAATTTTTCGTTACATTTAGGACAAAAAACATTGCCACTTTTCCCAACAGGAACCCGAAGTGAAGCGTTACATTTAGGACAAGAAACTAAAGTCCTCTCTTCCCCTCCTCCCTCAACATTTTTCCAAGACATTGTCGTTTTTTTAGTCTCCCGGACGACTAATTTGTCTGTGGGGAAAGCATTAGGGTTTTTGCTTATGGCTCCCCTGTACCAGCGTAAAGCATCACTATTTGCAGGAGATTTTTCGTTCAATATTGTCTCATCAAATGTGATGATTTGAATAATTCTCTTTGTTAGCAAGTCTAGCCCTTGCGTAGGAAGCCATTTTGTACCAAAACAGATTTTCCCAGAGGTATAAACATTAGGATGATAAATAGGCGTTATAATTGTAGCTGTTGGCTCCTGAAAAGGGTAACGACTTAATAGCTCTATCTTGACCTCTGTAGTGTCTTGCACTTTATCCGGGTAAGCTTTTGATGGCGCAGTTGGGTATTTAATTTCGAGTACTATTTTATTTATAGGGCTACCTTCAGTACTCTTGATTTTAATTCTTCCATCAAGAGATTTAGCAAGCTCCTCAATTTTCCTTAAGTCCTGTTTCACTCGTTCAGAAAGTGCGCTCATTGATCTACCCTGCCACAAGAACGGGTTGTACTTCTAAAACATCGCCATCTTTTACCCCATACTCGCCAAGTGTTGAATTGGGGGGCAAGGTCTTGCCAGTAGCGGTGTTCACAAGACTATAGTCCGTATCAGTGGGTAGAGACCAGTTATCTACAGATGCCTGAATTACGTCTGATCCCGTATTGTCTGTGTCGAGAGCAACTTCTGCCTTTCTAGTCTGGTCTGCTGTTCGTATGATAATATTAACCTCTGGCATAATAATCCTCCAATTCTATAATTGTGGTTATGTTTCCTGAGTCATAGCGAAGAAACTTACACGGAAATTCGTATCCTTGATAATTTTTCTTTATTTCAGAAATTGAAAAACTGTCTTTAATAATTACTTCAACAGATTCTTTTTGACATTTATCACACTCTGTGATCGTTGAATCAAATTTAGATGCATTTTTAAAAATGATTGTATGAGTACTTAGTTCAGGATCACACTCGATACATCTTTTTGAAACTAAAATAGGGTCACTAGTAATAAAACTACCATTCTTTAAAGAAACTTTTTCACCAAAGACACTTTCTATTTTTGACCTACTGCTAACAATCGATATGTGTTCTTTAACTGAAGAACATGCTACACAATCATTATTTTTATCTAAATCGCTTATCATTGATCTTCCGGTAAATGAATCGATTAGAGTCCTTGTAGGCTTAAATTCATCTTTATTCTTCAGAAAGCTAATTGCATGAGAACATGCAATTGCCCCTGTAATACTTGATGTCAATATTGTTGTTGGAATCTTTTTCTCCACAAAGGAAATCTTTTTCAGCCAGCCACATGAGTATCTCTTCTGGATTCTTTCATATGCAGTGCTTGGCAGATTGCACTCATAGCACGGCAAAAAATGAATTTCCCTGAATGGAAAAACCTCTATTTGGCAGAATTTACTATCTATCCCGGTGTTAATCAGATTTGTTTTAGTAAAAACACATATTTGATTTAATTTTATTCTTGCTTCAAAATTGTCTACACAACACAAAATACAGTCATACGTTTTAGCTTGAGAAAGTGAGAGTTTTTCCCAAAAATCACCAACAAAAAACTTAACATCAATATTAGGGTCAAGCTCTTTAATTCGAGATGCACAAACCTCCGCCTTGCTTTTACCAACATCACCCTCTCTAAACAAAACACTTCTTGTTAAATTATGAATTTCTATACTGTCAAAATCATATAAATCAATCTTGCCAACACCAAGCAATGCAAGGTTTTTAGCAACTTCGTTGCCAACAGCTCCACAACCCACTATGGCAAAAGATGAAGACTTCACGTCCTCTTGAGAGAACCAATCTATAAGCGAATGTCTTAGATACCTATCTGTGGACATTTGTCTATTTTCCTCTTATTTGGGAAACTGCCTCATTCAAGAGCTTTATTACCTCTTCACTATATTCGGACATGAAAGCATCCGTCTTGTCTGGATGATATAAAAGGACCTTTTGTCGATATGCTTTTTTAACATCTTCCGTAGATGCCCCCTGGTCTATCCCAAGCCGTTCGTGGGGAGATTGCTGTTTAATCTTTTCAAGCTGGCTAGAATAGTTTGTTTTTAAATTTTTCCACTTCATCATTTAGCACTCAAAATCATCGACTTTTCAGATACAATAATTTCGTAGCCGAAAGTTTGATGTTTAACAATTAGCCCTCTAACTTTCA
Protein-coding sequences here:
- a CDS encoding ThiF family adenylyltransferase — encoded protein: MSTDRYLRHSLIDWFSQEDVKSSSFAIVGCGAVGNEVAKNLALLGVGKIDLYDFDSIEIHNLTRSVLFREGDVGKSKAEVCASRIKELDPNIDVKFFVGDFWEKLSLSQAKTYDCILCCVDNFEARIKLNQICVFTKTNLINTGIDSKFCQIEVFPFREIHFLPCYECNLPSTAYERIQKRYSCGWLKKISFVEKKIPTTILTSSITGAIACSHAISFLKNKDEFKPTRTLIDSFTGRSMISDLDKNNDCVACSSVKEHISIVSSRSKIESVFGEKVSLKNGSFITSDPILVSKRCIECDPELSTHTIIFKNASKFDSTITECDKCQKESVEVIIKDSFSISEIKKNYQGYEFPCKFLRYDSGNITTIIELEDYYARG
- a CDS encoding J domain-containing protein is translated as MMKWKNLKTNYSSQLEKIKQQSPHERLGIDQGASTEDVKKAYRQKVLLYHPDKTDAFMSEYSEEVIKLLNEAVSQIRGK